The following is a genomic window from Helicobacter sp. NHP19-003.
GAAAATTTTATCCACAAATTGCACAAAGTCATTGAGGTTCTTGCCCACATATTGCAGTTCAGGGTTGGCGGCGTTGGCTTGGATGCTCTGTTTAAAGTCCCCCGTGTGCATCCCCTCTAGAATTTTGAGCACATCTTTAGAAAAAACCTGATCGGATTGGAAGTGATCCACCGCTTCGTCTACATTATTTTTTAGGGCTTTAGCCATTTGCCCCAATTCATCCTTTGCATGTAGCACCACCACTTGTGGGACATTTTTATCTTTGTAATTGACAAAAGCAAAGAAGTCGTTTAAACCCTTGTTGAGCGTACCGATGTTGCGGGTGATTTTGCTGTAAAAAATGTAGTAGAGGGGGATCACCACGAGCAGTAAAAACAAAGCCACAATGCCGGCATAAGCGTAGGAATTGCGCTTCATGCTTCTATCGATGTCTTGAGCGATGGTGGCGGTTCTCTGGTTGACATTGTCCATGTATAACCCCGTGCCGATCCACCAATCCTTCGTCCCCTCGATCTTTTGGGCATAGGCGATTTTGTCCATGTCTTTGACCTCGCCATTGCCTAGGGGTTTGGGGTAAACATAATTGACAAAGCCCCCACCGTTCATCGCAGCCTTGCGCAACTCTTGCACATAATACACTCCGTTTTTATCTTTTAAATGTTTCTTATCGCCCCCAATCTCCCCCTTTACATTGGGGTTGTAAAAAGCTTTATGTTCCTCATAGACAAAGAAATAGCCCGACTTGTCATCATCAAAACGGAAACCATCGAGCATGTGGGCAACGATCACCTTTTTCGCTTCATCTCCCTCGGTGTCTTTGATCGCTTTGGCGAGGCTGTGCGCCATCGCATTGGTTGCTAACTTCAGTTGTTCGCCCAGCAAGGCTCTCAAATCCTTGCCCACTAACTCATTTGTCCGTTTAACCGATTGGTTGTTGCCATGCATAAACAACAACACGGTGACCACAACCACTGCAATGGTGAGCAACCACAACGCCACAATCTGCTTGCCTAAAGAAAATGATCGCATACAAACCTTTCTTAAAATTTCTTACTGTTTGCTTCATCTAAAATGTTTTGTGCGATGCTTTTGACATTTTTACTAATTTCTAAAGAAGTGGTCGCAATTTGGGTGTTTTGGGCCATCGTTGCCTCCAAGGTTTGCATGGTCTCATTGATTTGCGCAATGCCCTTGGTTTGCTCGTCAATGGCACTGGCCGCATCGTTGATCGCTTGTGTGAGCGATTGCGTGTTTGCCTCTATCTCGCTCAAAGATTTTTGCGTGCGCTCAGCGAGTTTTCTCACTTCATCGGCCACCACCGCAAAGCCACGCCCATGCTCACCCGCCCGGGCGGCTTCAATGGCGGCATTTAGGGCGAGCAAACCGATTTGATCGGCGATCTCGTTGATGGTAATCACAATGTTTTTAATGCCGTTGGATTGTTCGATCACCTCGTGGCTCTTGGAGTTCACGCTTTGCATAGAATCGCTGATGTTTTCCAAAGTGCGGTTGGTCTGCTCTAACGATTGGGTTTGTTGTTTAGAGGCATCTTGCAATTTGTGGGCAGTGTCGTTCAAGTTTTGCGTTTCTGTACTCAAGGCGTGGGCGATCTCTAAAGAGTGCTTGAGCGAGCCCACAGTGCTTTGTTGTAAAGTGTTGATGTCGCACACCAGCTGCAAAAAGCTGCCCTGCAAATGTGCAGTGTCCATGCCCTTTGTGAAGTCATTTCTGGAGTAGGTTTGGATGGTTTGGCAAATTTGGCGGAAAATTTCGTCCAAAAAGCCAAAGAAGGCGTTGAGATTGCCTCCCAAGTGTTGTAGCTGAGGGTTGGATGCGGTGGCTTGGATGTTTTGCGTGAAGTCGCCCGTGCGCACACTCTCTAAAACCTCTAGGGCGTTTTTAGAAAAGTTTTGATCCACCTGCAAGTGATCGCACACCTTTTGCACATTAGTGTCTAAGGCCTGCGACATCTCCCCTAACTCGTCTCTGGAGTTAAGTACCACCACTTTGGGCACTTTTTGGCTCTCGTAGTTAACAAAAGCAAAGAAATCTTGTAAGCCACCATTTAAGGCTTCAATATTGCCCGTGATTTTGCGGTAAAAGAGATAATAAAGAGGCACAACGATTAGAAACATAAACAAGGACACAATCAAGGCGTAGACATGGAAAGAGCGCTTGATGCCTGTTTCGATCTCATGGCTAATGGCTTGGGTGTGTTCGATCACATTATCTATATACAGCCCTGTGCTGATCCACAAATCTTTAGCCCCATCGATTTTTTGCGCATAAGAGATTTTATGCATGTCTTTTGTTCTCCCATCGGGCAGGGGCTTTGGATAAATATAACTCACAAAGCCCCCGCCATTCATGGCTGCCTTGCGTAATTCTTGCATATAATAAACCCCATTTTCATCCTTGAGGTACTCATCAGAACCCCCTGAGCCTCCTTTATCGTTTGGACTATAAAAAGGGATGTATTTTTGATAAACGAAGAAATAACCAGAGCGGTCTTTTTCGTAGCGGAAGTTACCCAGCATGTGAGCGACGATGGCGCGTCTAGTGGCATCGTCTTTCGCGCCTTCAATGGCTCTAGCTAGATTATACGCCGTTACATTTGTGGCGAGTTTGATCTTTTCACCTAAAAAGCTTTTTAGATCCTCACTCACCAAAGCGCTGACTCGCTCAACCGATTCGTGGTTGCTTTTGGCAAATAAAAGCAAGGTCACCACTATTAGGGTGATCGTCAACAACCACAGCGCAACAATTTGTCTACCTAAAGAAAACGAGCGCATCAACTTTCCTCAACAATGATTGTACCATTTTTCACGACAAACGCTAGACTTTTGCCCGTTAAATGCAAGGTGTCTGTTTCTAAAAGAAACGCCGCTAATCTGTCCTCCACCTCCTCATACAACGCCCTTTTAAGCGGCCGTGCTCCATAAATGGGGTCAAATCCGCTTTTAGCGATGTACTCTTTTGCCTCGGGGCTTAGACTAATGCTGATCTCTTTCTCCTTGAGCCGCTCGGCAATTTGGGCAAAGAGCAAATCCACGATTTTGACAATGCTTGCCATTTCTAGAGGGTTAAAGATCACGATATCGTCCAAACGGTTTAAAAACTCGGGCTTAAAATAGCCTTTAAGCACCTCTTGTACGACTTTTTGCAAGTCGTAGGCCTCGCCAATCTCTAAAATGTCCTCACTTTCAATGCCATTAGCCTTCAGTGTCTCTTGTTGTTCTTTCATTTTGGCGTGTGCACTCTGTTGCTCTAAGATTTTATCGCTGGCAATGTTGCTTGTTAGAATGATGATGGTGTTTTTAAAATCCACCACCACGCCCTTATTGTCCGTGAGCCGCCCCTCATCTAAGACCTGCAAGAGCATGTTAAACACTTCCGGGTGTGCCTTTTCGATCTCATCAAAAAGCAACACGCTATAAGGGCTACGGCGCACGGCTTCAGTGAGCTGCCCCCCCTCCTCATAGCCCACATACCCGGGGGGCGCGCCCACTAAACGGCTGGCGGCGTGTTTCTCCATATATTCGCTCATGTCTAGGCGGATCAAATTCTTTTGGCTGTCAAAGAGAAACTTCGCCAAAGTCTTGGCGCTCTCGGTCTTGCCCACCCCCGTAGGCCCTAAGAATAAAAAACTGCCGATGGGTTTATTCGGGTCGCTAAGCCCGGCTTTGTTGCGTTTGATCGCCCGGGCGATGGCTTTGATCGCGTCTTTTTGCCCCACCACGCTTTTAGACAATTCGTCTTCAATATGCAAGATTCTTTCCTTTTCCTCTTGCAACATTTTAGACACGGGGATTTGTGTCCATTGGCTCACAATTCTGGCGATGCCCTCTTTGGTCACCGCCGACTCTAACAGGCTGCCCTGCGCTTGCATTTGGGCCAATTTCTGCTCTAGGCTAGCCACTTCTTTTTCTAAGGTGGGGATTTTGTCGTGGTCGATCTCGGCGGCTTTTCTAAAATCCGCCTGTTGTTTGGCAAAGAGCGATTCTCGTTTTAAGTTTTCAATGCTGTTCTTGCTGGCGGCGATGTCTTTAAAAACTTTCTGTTCGTTGCTAAATTGCACCTCTAGGCGTTGCTTTTCCTCTAGGGCGTTTTGCAATTCCTTTTCAACCACCTTGAGCCTCTCTGCGTTTGCACTGCTCTCCTCCATTAAAAGGGCTTGTTTTTCCACCTCTAATTGCTGGATCAATCTTTTTGTGTGGGCTAGGGCGTAGGGTTCGGATTCGATTTGCATTTTTAACGCCGCCGCCGCCTCATCGATCAAGTCGATCGCCTTATCGGGTAAAAAGCGATCGGGGATGTAACGGCTAGAGAGTTTGGCGCTCGCCACCAAAGCGCTATCGGCGATGCTCACATTGTGGTGTGCCTCTAAAGTTTCCTTGATCCCTCTTAGAATTTGCAAGGTTTCGTTGATGCTGGGCTCATTTAGGGGGATGGGCTGAAAACGCCTTGTGAGCGCGCTGTCCTTTTCAAAGTATTTTCTATATTCTTTGAGCGTGGTCGCTCCGATGGTGTGCAACTCCCCTCTAGCCAGAGCCGGCTTTAAGATATTTGCCGCGTCCATGCTCCCCTCGCCAGCCCCCGCACCCACGATGGTGTGAATCTCATCGATGAATAAGATCACATTGCCTGCTTTTTTGACTTCTTCGACCACTTTTTTTAAGCGTTCTTCAAACTCCCCCCGATACTTTGCCCCGGCGATCAACATACCCATGTCCAAAACCACCACCCGTTTGTGTTGCAAAGATAGGGGGACTTCTTTTTTAGCAATCCGCTGCGCTAGCCCTTCCACCACTGCGGTTTTGCCCACGCCCGGCTCACCGAGCAAAATGGGGTTGTTCTTGCTCTTTCTAATCAGAATCTGCATCATGCGTAAAATCTCTTCATCACGCCCGATCACGGGGTCAAGGGCGTTGTCTAGGGCCTTAGCGGTTAAATCAATCCCATAGGTCTCAAGGGCTTCTAGGGTCGCGTCATCGCCCGGCTGCTCGATCTTGGCCCCTTTGCGCAAACTCTCAAAGGTTTTTATAAGTTCACGCACATCCACAAACTTGCCAAAGTAGCTTTTAAACAGTTCTCGATTCGCCTCAATGAAAGTGTCGATCGCCACATAGCTGTCCCCCTTTTGCACCGCAAGCCCAAGACCTGCATGCAAAGCGTCTAGTAAAGACTTGCTTAAACCTAAACCCTGTGCGCTCACGCTGGAGCTTTTGGGCAATTTGTCGGCTAAACTTCTGGCTTCTAACTCTAGGGGGGACTTTTCCACGCCCATTTTTAAAAGGGCTTGGCTCAAAAGGGAGTGCGTGTTTGCGAGTAATGCCCAAAACAAATGGATCGGCTCGATCTCGGGGTTTTTGGCGTGCAACGCCAAAGAGAGGGCCTGATCTAGGCTCTCTTTTAAGTGGTTTGTAAGTTTTTCAAAAACGCTAGAGGGCATGGTTATCCTTTTCTTTATGTATAAAACGCAGCTATTATAACGCCCTTGTGTAATTTTGCGCCCAAAACTTAATCTTGCTCTTAGCCCCACTGCATTATACTTGCTCCCATCACAAAAAATAAAGAGAAAGGTTTGGTCCTTTTGCACAATAAATGCACCTTGGGGGTTTTAAAGCGGGCTTTCGTTTGCCTATGCCTTGTTTTTTTAAGCTTGCACGCAGACTCGGGCTCTAATGTGGAGTCGGTTACGGGCAAGGGAGTCGGTGGCGCAAAACACAACGCCAAGAGTCTGGATGAACAGATCAAAAAAGCACTCAAAAAGCCCGGCCAAGCCACACAAGTTGCTCCTAAGATAGAGGAGCAAAAAAAAGAAGAGATAAAAGAAGGGTCCTCCAAGCCCCAACCCTTAAAAAAACTCCCTCCAGAAGATTTAGTGGAGGAGCGCAAAGATGGGATTGTGGGTGGGATCGCCGTAACGGTGAATAACGACCCGATCACGCTCTACCAAATAGAAACCCTAGAAAAAGAGAAGCACATCAGTCGGCAACAGGCGATCAACTCTTTAATCATCCAGCGCATCCAAGCCCAAGAGATCAAACGCTTGAAAATCGACATTGAGGACGACAAGATCGATGCGCAAATCGAGGAGATCGCCAAACACAATGGCATGGGCGTGAACGATTTTATGCGCACTCTAGCCAACGAGGGGATCGACCCGATGCACTATAGAAAACAGCTTAAAAAACAGCTAGAAACAAGGGAGCTTTTGCGCAACATCTTGCTGTTTAATGTCAACACGAACAGCGAAACCAAAATGCGCGAGTACTACAATGCCCATAGAGAGGAATTTAGCGTGCCTAGCGAGGTTTTAGTCACCCGCTACACCGCTAAAGACACCAAGACCCTCACCCAAGCCCTAGAGAATAAAGACATTGAGATCCCCGGGGTGTCTAAGGGCGAAGAAAAGATCAATTTAAAATCCCTAAACCCCCAAATCGCCCAAATGTTTTTATCCACCAAAGAACACACCTTTACGCCTATCTTGAACGCTGGGGGGGGCAATTATGTGTCCTTTTACATCCAGCAAAAGCTCGGTAAAGAGGAAGTGTCTTTCAGCCAAGCCCGCAGTTTTATCGCCAACAAGTTGATTGAGGAACAACAGGACAAAATCCTTGCCGAATACTACGAAAAATTACGCGTCAAAGCCAAGATTAAATTTTTGCGCTAGGGCTTATAGGCTGTGGAGCAACTAGCCTTCATCTATAAGGACTCGCTCTTCAGTGTCGCCATTTTGGCGTTCATCATCGGGGGGGTGATTTTGATCGACTATTTCCGCTCCACCCTCGCCCACAGACGCAATTTAAAAGCCCTAAATGCCCTGTCCCACTCTTACGCCCAAGTGGAGTTGGCCTTTGAGGTGCAACAACTCTTGCAAAAAGAACAGGAAAACCCCCTAGAGGTGCTGGGCTTTCAAACATGGGTGTTTTTAGCCAAACACTACGCCAAGCACGGCAATAGCGAGCAGGCGATCAAAATTTATCTAGCCTTATTGCCTAAATACCAAAACGAGCGCATCGCTTTGCTTGAGAGCTTGGCAAAGGCGTATATTGACCTAGGCTATGTGCAAAAGGCACGCGACATTTTAACCGAAGTGTTGCGCATCGACCCTAGAAACACCCACGCCTTGCATACAATGGTGCAGGTGTATGAAACCATGTGCGAACCGCAAAAAGCCCTAGAAACTTTGGAATGCCTGGATGCTTTGGGTGAGAGCGGGCTGTTAGACAATTACCACTACTTGCAAATGCAAATCCTCATGCAAGAGGATTTAGGTTTGAAAGATCAAAGCAGGGCGATTTTGAAGCTGGGCAAGGAGCAAAATAAACTGTATAGGGGTGCTTTAAAGCATTTAAAAACCCACCATAGGGGCTTGTTTTTGCAAGAGATTGCACAGGCAACAGAGGGCAGGGCTTTAGTGGATTTGCTTTGGGACATTGAGGAGAGCGAAATCGCCCCCTACTTAGCCGAGTTGCGCCCAAGCGTGCTAGAGGTGTTTATCGCAAAGGGCTATTCTAGGGGGCGGTGTGAAACTTTGGAGTTAGAAGTGTATCGCACTTTGCACGCCGATTATGGCCTGGATTTAAACTTTAGCTATCAATGTGGGGCATGCAAGAGTGTGTCGCCCTTTGAGAGTTACCGCTGTTTGGTGTGCGCTAAAATTGGACCCAAAGAGGTGGTCTTAAGTCTAGACAAGCACACCAGCGACCACAAGGCGAGCAATTTAAACTAGGAGGTTTCATGAAAAGCATCGAGATTTTTTGCGATGGGTCGGCTTTAGGCAATCCGGGCTATGGAGGGTATTGCTCCATTTTACGCTACAAGGGCGTGGAAAAAATCATCCAAGGCGGGGAGATTTACACCACAAACAACCGCATGGAGTTAAGGGCGGTCATAGAGGCACTCAAAGTCTTAAAAGAGCCGTGCAATATCCACCTTTACAGCGACTCTATCTATGTGTGTAAGGGCATCAGCGAGTGGCTGAAAATGTGGGTAGCTAAGAAGTTTGCCAAGGTGAAAAATGTAGACCTATGGCAAGAGTTCTTAACGCTCAAAGGCGCACACGCCATCACCACACATTGGGTCAAAGGGCATGATGGGCACGCTGAAAACGAACGATGCGACAAGCTCGCCAAAGAACAAGCCCTAAACTACAAACAAAGGGCAAAAGCGTGCTGAAGTTTGCCAATCTAAACTACCACTTCAAGGACGAAGGGTTGTTGCAACAAGCCCTGACACACAGGAGCACGCAATCGCCCACAAACAACGAGAGGCTAGAATTTCTGGGCGATGCTGTCTTGGATTTAGCGGTCGCAGAAATTCTTTTTGAGCGCTTTAATGACTTGCAAGAGGGGGATTTGTCTAAAATGCGCGCGTCTTTAGTCAACGAAAAGGCGTTTTATAAGCTGGCTCTGCTCTTGGACTTGCAAAAGCACATTGTGGTCTCCCCCGCTGAGGCGCACAACCACGGGCAAAGCAAGCCGTCCATTTTGTCTAGCGCTTTTGAGGCGTTGATGGGCGTTGTTTACCTAGAGAGCGGGCTAGAGGTGGTGCGCGCTTTAATGCAGGATTTATTAGATTTAGCCTATCACGATTTGTCCCTGCAAGCCTTGTTTACCGACTACAAAAGCGCGTTGCAGGAACTCACTCAAGAGCGCTTTAAAACCATCCCCACCTATGTGCTAAAGAGCGAGAGCGGGCCAGACCATGCCAAACAATTTGAAATGCAAGTTTTTATTTCAAGCAAGTTGTACGCTACCTGCACAGCTAAGAGCAAGAAAGAGGCACAACAACTCTGCGCCAAAGAGGCACTAAAACAACTCACACAGGGGGGGCTATGAACACTTTGGGGCGGTGCTTGCGTTTAAGCACCTTTGGCGAGTCGCACGGGGTGCTGATTGGGGGCGTTTTAGAGGGCGTGCCCGCAGGGCTAAAGATCGATCTAGATTATTTGCAGGCTGAGGCAAATAGGCGCAAAAGCATCAACGCCTACACCACGCCTCGTAAAGAGGAGGATGTGGTGGAAGTGGTGAGCGGAGTCTTTGAGGGGGTCAGCACGGGCGCGCCCATCGGCTTACTCATTTATAACCGCAATGTCAAAAGTAAGGATTACCACAATATCAAGGATGCCTTTAGACCCGGACACGCCGATTTCACCACTTGGGCAAAGTATGGCGTGCGCGATTACAGGGGCGGGGGGCGCACTTCAGCCAGAGAGAGCGTGGCACGGGTGGCAGCAGGGGCGATCGCTAAAATGTTGTTAAAAGAGCTAGGCATACAAGTCTTTAGTGGGGTTTTTAGCGTGGCAGGCATTGAGGCGCAAAGCGTAGATTTTAACCACGCCAAAACAAGCCCCATTTTTAGTCTAGATAAGGACACAGAGCCAGCGCAACAAGAGGCGATTTTAAAGGCGAAAGCAGAGGGCGATAGCGTGGGGGGCGTGGTCTTGGTGCAAGCCAGCGGGGCGCATTTGCTAGGGCTTGGCGAACCGCTTTATGACAAATTGGATGCGCGGCTTGGTAGCGTGTTTATGGGCTTAAATGGGGTGAAGGGGGTGTTTATTGGCGATCCTAGCGTGGCTCGTTTAAGCGGGAGTGTCTACAACGACCCTTTAAGCCCCAAGGGGTTTAAGAGCAACCATGCCGGGGGGGTGCTAGGCGGGATAGGCAGCGGGGAGGATTTAGCTGTGTGGGTGCATTTTAAGCCCACGGCCAGCATCGCTAAAGCCCAAAGCACCATCAGCACCGCTAACGAACCCATTACCCTAGAATTAAAGGGGCGGCATGACCCATGCATCGCCATTAGGGGGAGTGTGGTTTGCGAGAGCTTGTTGGCGTTGGTCGTGGCGGATTTTGCGCTTTTAAACATGCCAATCAAGCTTTCTAGTGTGCGGGCTTTCTATCGGCAAATGTGATTTTATGCTAGAATAGCCCGAAAAAGAGAGGTGCGCATGGCAAGAGCAAGAAGCAAAAAAACCGCTGAGGCGGGCATGCAAGACATTTATAGAAGTTTAGAATCCGGACAGAATAAAATCCAAGCCAAGCAAATTTCTGCCCAGCAAGTGCTTTTAGAGTTGGAAGAGGGGAGTTTCAATGCC
Proteins encoded in this region:
- the rnc gene encoding ribonuclease III, with the protein product MRQARQRTSPKLQTKGKSVLKFANLNYHFKDEGLLQQALTHRSTQSPTNNERLEFLGDAVLDLAVAEILFERFNDLQEGDLSKMRASLVNEKAFYKLALLLDLQKHIVVSPAEAHNHGQSKPSILSSAFEALMGVVYLESGLEVVRALMQDLLDLAYHDLSLQALFTDYKSALQELTQERFKTIPTYVLKSESGPDHAKQFEMQVFISSKLYATCTAKSKKEAQQLCAKEALKQLTQGGL
- a CDS encoding ATP-dependent Clp protease ATP-binding subunit; the encoded protein is MPSSVFEKLTNHLKESLDQALSLALHAKNPEIEPIHLFWALLANTHSLLSQALLKMGVEKSPLELEARSLADKLPKSSSVSAQGLGLSKSLLDALHAGLGLAVQKGDSYVAIDTFIEANRELFKSYFGKFVDVRELIKTFESLRKGAKIEQPGDDATLEALETYGIDLTAKALDNALDPVIGRDEEILRMMQILIRKSKNNPILLGEPGVGKTAVVEGLAQRIAKKEVPLSLQHKRVVVLDMGMLIAGAKYRGEFEERLKKVVEEVKKAGNVILFIDEIHTIVGAGAGEGSMDAANILKPALARGELHTIGATTLKEYRKYFEKDSALTRRFQPIPLNEPSINETLQILRGIKETLEAHHNVSIADSALVASAKLSSRYIPDRFLPDKAIDLIDEAAAALKMQIESEPYALAHTKRLIQQLEVEKQALLMEESSANAERLKVVEKELQNALEEKQRLEVQFSNEQKVFKDIAASKNSIENLKRESLFAKQQADFRKAAEIDHDKIPTLEKEVASLEQKLAQMQAQGSLLESAVTKEGIARIVSQWTQIPVSKMLQEEKERILHIEDELSKSVVGQKDAIKAIARAIKRNKAGLSDPNKPIGSFLFLGPTGVGKTESAKTLAKFLFDSQKNLIRLDMSEYMEKHAASRLVGAPPGYVGYEEGGQLTEAVRRSPYSVLLFDEIEKAHPEVFNMLLQVLDEGRLTDNKGVVVDFKNTIIILTSNIASDKILEQQSAHAKMKEQQETLKANGIESEDILEIGEAYDLQKVVQEVLKGYFKPEFLNRLDDIVIFNPLEMASIVKIVDLLFAQIAERLKEKEISISLSPEAKEYIAKSGFDPIYGARPLKRALYEEVEDRLAAFLLETDTLHLTGKSLAFVVKNGTIIVEES
- a CDS encoding tetratricopeptide repeat protein encodes the protein MEQLAFIYKDSLFSVAILAFIIGGVILIDYFRSTLAHRRNLKALNALSHSYAQVELAFEVQQLLQKEQENPLEVLGFQTWVFLAKHYAKHGNSEQAIKIYLALLPKYQNERIALLESLAKAYIDLGYVQKARDILTEVLRIDPRNTHALHTMVQVYETMCEPQKALETLECLDALGESGLLDNYHYLQMQILMQEDLGLKDQSRAILKLGKEQNKLYRGALKHLKTHHRGLFLQEIAQATEGRALVDLLWDIEESEIAPYLAELRPSVLEVFIAKGYSRGRCETLELEVYRTLHADYGLDLNFSYQCGACKSVSPFESYRCLVCAKIGPKEVVLSLDKHTSDHKASNLN
- the rnhA gene encoding ribonuclease HI; amino-acid sequence: MKSIEIFCDGSALGNPGYGGYCSILRYKGVEKIIQGGEIYTTNNRMELRAVIEALKVLKEPCNIHLYSDSIYVCKGISEWLKMWVAKKFAKVKNVDLWQEFLTLKGAHAITTHWVKGHDGHAENERCDKLAKEQALNYKQRAKAC
- the aroC gene encoding chorismate synthase, yielding MNTLGRCLRLSTFGESHGVLIGGVLEGVPAGLKIDLDYLQAEANRRKSINAYTTPRKEEDVVEVVSGVFEGVSTGAPIGLLIYNRNVKSKDYHNIKDAFRPGHADFTTWAKYGVRDYRGGGRTSARESVARVAAGAIAKMLLKELGIQVFSGVFSVAGIEAQSVDFNHAKTSPIFSLDKDTEPAQQEAILKAKAEGDSVGGVVLVQASGAHLLGLGEPLYDKLDARLGSVFMGLNGVKGVFIGDPSVARLSGSVYNDPLSPKGFKSNHAGGVLGGIGSGEDLAVWVHFKPTASIAKAQSTISTANEPITLELKGRHDPCIAIRGSVVCESLLALVVADFALLNMPIKLSSVRAFYRQM
- a CDS encoding methyl-accepting chemotaxis protein, which gives rise to MRSFSLGRQIVALWLLTITLIVVTLLLFAKSNHESVERVSALVSEDLKSFLGEKIKLATNVTAYNLARAIEGAKDDATRRAIVAHMLGNFRYEKDRSGYFFVYQKYIPFYSPNDKGGSGGSDEYLKDENGVYYMQELRKAAMNGGGFVSYIYPKPLPDGRTKDMHKISYAQKIDGAKDLWISTGLYIDNVIEHTQAISHEIETGIKRSFHVYALIVSLFMFLIVVPLYYLFYRKITGNIEALNGGLQDFFAFVNYESQKVPKVVVLNSRDELGEMSQALDTNVQKVCDHLQVDQNFSKNALEVLESVRTGDFTQNIQATASNPQLQHLGGNLNAFFGFLDEIFRQICQTIQTYSRNDFTKGMDTAHLQGSFLQLVCDINTLQQSTVGSLKHSLEIAHALSTETQNLNDTAHKLQDASKQQTQSLEQTNRTLENISDSMQSVNSKSHEVIEQSNGIKNIVITINEIADQIGLLALNAAIEAARAGEHGRGFAVVADEVRKLAERTQKSLSEIEANTQSLTQAINDAASAIDEQTKGIAQINETMQTLEATMAQNTQIATTSLEISKNVKSIAQNILDEANSKKF
- a CDS encoding peptidylprolyl isomerase; translated protein: MVLLHNKCTLGVLKRAFVCLCLVFLSLHADSGSNVESVTGKGVGGAKHNAKSLDEQIKKALKKPGQATQVAPKIEEQKKEEIKEGSSKPQPLKKLPPEDLVEERKDGIVGGIAVTVNNDPITLYQIETLEKEKHISRQQAINSLIIQRIQAQEIKRLKIDIEDDKIDAQIEEIAKHNGMGVNDFMRTLANEGIDPMHYRKQLKKQLETRELLRNILLFNVNTNSETKMREYYNAHREEFSVPSEVLVTRYTAKDTKTLTQALENKDIEIPGVSKGEEKINLKSLNPQIAQMFLSTKEHTFTPILNAGGGNYVSFYIQQKLGKEEVSFSQARSFIANKLIEEQQDKILAEYYEKLRVKAKIKFLR
- a CDS encoding methyl-accepting chemotaxis protein, with product MRSFSLGKQIVALWLLTIAVVVVTVLLFMHGNNQSVKRTNELVGKDLRALLGEQLKLATNAMAHSLAKAIKDTEGDEAKKVIVAHMLDGFRFDDDKSGYFFVYEEHKAFYNPNVKGEIGGDKKHLKDKNGVYYVQELRKAAMNGGGFVNYVYPKPLGNGEVKDMDKIAYAQKIEGTKDWWIGTGLYMDNVNQRTATIAQDIDRSMKRNSYAYAGIVALFLLLVVIPLYYIFYSKITRNIGTLNKGLNDFFAFVNYKDKNVPQVVVLHAKDELGQMAKALKNNVDEAVDHFQSDQVFSKDVLKILEGMHTGDFKQSIQANAANPELQYVGKNLNDFVQFVDKIFQQISTAIQTYSKNDFKMGVDTTGLQGGFLQLAKDINTLQHSIVDSLKHSLEIAHALDKETNTLNDTTHRLKDASKQQMESIEQTANALEQISDSMQNVNAKSQEVTEQSESIQKIVVIINEIADQIGLLALNAAIEAARAGEHGRGFAVVADEVRQLAERTQKSLGEIESSTQALSQSINEAASAIEEQTKSISKISSAVENLEQTMADNAEIATTSLEISKNVKEIAQNILDEANNKQF